Proteins encoded together in one Terriglobus saanensis SP1PR4 window:
- a CDS encoding NAD-dependent epimerase/dehydratase family protein, whose product MTQPIANSDLDAILQQTVGLWEEMRGERVFITGGTGFFGAWLLESFVHINRILGLNARATVLTRDAERFCSKCPQVAADAAIEFVQGDVRDFAFSEGEFKYVIHAATEASAKQAAEEPLEMLTTILAGTERALEFASTHGTKRFLLTSSGAVYGKQPPEIVHLPESYPGAPDPTQAGSVYSEGKRASELMCALYANTRGLECAIARCWAFCGPHLSLDAHFAIGNFIRDVMAGGPVKIGGDGTPTRSYLYAGDLAAWLWTMLFRAPSMVPYNVGSTESVSIRELAEMVCNALGSDVEIQIAAKPAGGSISRYVPDVSRIKRELGLRQTVSLEETIRRTAAWYGWRSR is encoded by the coding sequence GTGACACAGCCGATTGCCAACTCGGACCTCGATGCCATCCTTCAGCAGACGGTGGGGCTATGGGAGGAGATGCGTGGCGAGCGCGTCTTCATCACCGGAGGCACAGGATTTTTTGGCGCGTGGCTGCTGGAGAGCTTCGTTCATATCAATCGCATACTAGGATTGAATGCGCGCGCGACGGTGTTGACGCGGGACGCGGAGCGCTTTTGTTCGAAGTGCCCGCAGGTCGCGGCGGATGCGGCGATCGAGTTCGTGCAGGGCGATGTGCGGGACTTCGCGTTTTCCGAGGGCGAGTTCAAATATGTAATCCATGCCGCCACAGAAGCCAGCGCGAAGCAGGCCGCGGAAGAGCCTTTGGAGATGTTGACGACAATTCTTGCCGGGACAGAACGCGCGTTGGAATTTGCTTCGACGCATGGGACGAAGAGATTTCTACTGACCAGTTCCGGTGCGGTCTATGGCAAGCAGCCGCCGGAGATCGTCCATCTGCCGGAAAGTTATCCTGGCGCTCCTGATCCTACCCAGGCAGGAAGCGTCTACTCCGAAGGCAAACGTGCAAGCGAACTGATGTGTGCGCTGTATGCGAACACACGCGGTTTGGAGTGCGCGATTGCACGCTGCTGGGCGTTTTGCGGACCGCATCTTTCGCTCGACGCGCACTTTGCCATTGGGAACTTCATCCGCGATGTGATGGCCGGCGGCCCAGTGAAAATCGGCGGAGACGGAACGCCGACACGGTCGTATCTCTACGCGGGGGATCTGGCGGCATGGCTGTGGACGATGTTGTTCCGTGCGCCGAGTATGGTTCCGTACAACGTCGGTTCTACGGAAAGTGTCAGTATTCGTGAACTGGCTGAGATGGTGTGCAACGCCCTGGGATCGGATGTCGAGATCCAGATCGCTGCCAAACCGGCTGGTGGCAGCATCTCACGGTATGTACCCGATGTGAGCAGGATCAAGCGTGAATTGGGGTTGCGCCAGACCGTGTCACTCGAAGAGACGATACGGCGAACGGCGGCGTGGTACGGTTGGAGGTCGAGATGA
- a CDS encoding glycosyltransferase family 2 protein, with protein sequence MKKISVISPAYNESGNVQPLVERVRAVFAGLPQYEYEHIIIDNASTDTTVDELRALAAEDPHVKVIVNARNFGHIRSPHHALLEADGDAMIVLLSDLQDPPELIAEFLHEWELGWKVVVGVKTSSEESGLMFHIRTAYYKLVERLTSVKVLRHYTGFGLYDRQVMEEVRRFGDPYPYFRGMIAEIGFPIKQIAYGQRRRERGITKNNFYTLYDMAMLGITNLSKVPLRVVTFGGFVFAFLSLIAGLLYLAAKLLFWNQFVLGLAPTMIGLFFLGSVQLIAIGIIGEYIGSIHTIVQNRPLVTEKERINFDQ encoded by the coding sequence ATGAAGAAGATCAGCGTAATCAGCCCCGCATATAACGAATCGGGCAACGTGCAGCCTCTGGTAGAGCGTGTGCGCGCCGTCTTTGCCGGGCTGCCGCAGTATGAGTACGAGCACATCATCATCGACAACGCTTCGACCGACACCACCGTGGATGAGCTTCGCGCCTTAGCGGCGGAAGACCCGCACGTGAAGGTGATCGTGAACGCCCGCAACTTCGGTCATATCCGCTCGCCACACCATGCTCTGCTGGAAGCGGACGGCGATGCGATGATCGTTCTGCTGAGCGACCTGCAGGACCCGCCTGAGTTGATCGCGGAGTTTCTACACGAGTGGGAGCTGGGTTGGAAGGTCGTCGTCGGCGTGAAGACGTCGAGCGAAGAGAGCGGCCTGATGTTTCACATTCGCACGGCATATTACAAGCTGGTCGAACGCCTGACAAGCGTGAAAGTACTGCGCCATTACACAGGCTTCGGCCTCTACGATCGCCAGGTGATGGAAGAGGTGCGGCGCTTCGGTGACCCCTATCCATACTTTCGCGGCATGATTGCGGAGATCGGTTTTCCGATCAAGCAGATCGCATATGGGCAAAGACGGCGTGAGCGAGGCATCACCAAGAACAACTTTTACACGCTGTACGACATGGCGATGCTGGGCATTACGAATCTCTCGAAGGTGCCTCTGCGTGTTGTGACCTTTGGTGGTTTCGTCTTTGCGTTCCTCAGCCTGATCGCTGGTCTGCTTTACCTGGCGGCGAAGCTGCTCTTCTGGAACCAGTTTGTTCTGGGTCTTGCTCCAACGATGATCGGTTTGTTCTTTCTTGGATCGGTGCAGTTGATCGCCATTGGCATCATCGGCGAGTACATTGGGTCCATCCATACCATCGTGCAGAACCGGCCATTGGTCACAGAAAAAGAACGCATCAACTTCGATCAGTAA
- a CDS encoding GtrA family protein, translated as MQIPSGEKLRFLVAGGCNTLFGIADTFAMTHLMVLAYPTQPALMTSAGIAVSTVLNITVSFFSYKLFVFKTKGNTLKEYLRSLLVYLPSLAISMLVVVPLTVWLRHALPNPARAPLVATGMIVAFTVVMSFLGHKHITFKKKTVDPVGAVDTE; from the coding sequence GTGCAGATTCCGAGTGGCGAGAAGCTGCGATTTCTGGTGGCCGGTGGATGCAACACTCTCTTCGGGATCGCGGATACCTTTGCGATGACGCACCTGATGGTGCTCGCTTATCCCACGCAGCCGGCGCTGATGACCTCCGCGGGCATCGCGGTTTCCACCGTCCTGAACATCACAGTCTCATTTTTCAGCTATAAGCTCTTCGTCTTCAAAACGAAGGGCAATACTCTGAAGGAGTATCTGCGCAGCCTTCTGGTCTATCTGCCGAGCCTTGCCATCAGCATGTTGGTGGTGGTGCCGCTGACGGTCTGGTTGCGGCACGCCCTTCCAAATCCCGCGCGCGCGCCGTTGGTTGCCACGGGTATGATTGTTGCGTTTACCGTGGTGATGAGTTTTCTGGGTCACAAACACATCACCTTCAAAAAGAAGACCGTGGATCCGGTGGGCGCGGTCGATACGGAATAA
- a CDS encoding alpha/beta hydrolase, whose product MRNGLRFGLAAILGIALSAGGQAVVMDKAVADGHVAVPLWSGAAPGAQGTASADIPTLTTYLPTSNPTKTAVIVAPGGGYAHLALDHEGAQVAQWLNAHGVAAFVLTYRLGPKYHHPVELGDAQRAIRTVRASAEKNGIATDHIGMLGFSAGGHLASTAGTHFDAGNVTATDPIEQVSSRPDFLVLAYPVISLRPAVGHVGSAKNLLGDNPDPALVTLLSNDEQVTPQTPPSFIWSTTDDATVPVMNSVLFYSALVKNKVQAELHIFRHGKHGLGLAQGDVDIKVWPDLLLHWMAANGWAQLPAAQ is encoded by the coding sequence ATGCGGAATGGATTGCGTTTTGGTCTTGCAGCTATTTTGGGGATTGCGCTAAGTGCGGGGGGACAGGCCGTGGTGATGGATAAGGCCGTAGCGGACGGACATGTGGCCGTGCCGCTTTGGAGTGGGGCTGCTCCCGGAGCGCAGGGAACCGCATCAGCCGATATTCCTACGCTCACGACGTATCTGCCCACTTCCAATCCCACAAAGACGGCTGTAATCGTCGCTCCGGGTGGAGGCTACGCGCATCTCGCTCTGGACCACGAAGGCGCGCAGGTGGCGCAGTGGCTGAACGCGCATGGTGTTGCGGCATTTGTGCTCACATACCGGCTGGGGCCGAAGTATCACCATCCTGTAGAGCTTGGCGACGCGCAGCGGGCGATTCGCACAGTACGCGCCAGTGCGGAGAAGAACGGCATCGCGACAGATCACATCGGGATGCTGGGCTTTTCGGCAGGCGGGCACCTGGCTTCTACGGCTGGGACGCACTTCGATGCGGGCAACGTGACTGCGACGGATCCAATTGAGCAGGTTTCGTCTCGCCCCGATTTTCTGGTGCTGGCATATCCGGTAATCTCACTGCGACCAGCGGTGGGACATGTGGGGTCGGCGAAGAATCTGCTCGGGGACAATCCCGATCCGGCGCTGGTGACTCTGCTTTCGAACGACGAACAGGTGACGCCGCAGACGCCGCCCTCCTTCATCTGGTCGACGACGGATGACGCGACCGTGCCTGTGATGAATAGCGTCTTGTTTTACAGCGCTCTGGTAAAGAACAAGGTGCAGGCCGAGCTGCATATCTTCCGCCACGGAAAGCATGGATTGGGGCTGGCGCAAGGGGATGTCGATATCAAAGTTTGGCCGGACCTGTTGCTGCATTGGATGGCGGCAAATGGTTGGGCGCAACTGCCCGCTGCGCAGTAG
- a CDS encoding ABC transporter permease — protein MRFELFIAARYLRAKRRQAVVGVITAISVVGVAAGVASLIVALAITNGMRRDLQSRLLGSTAHVDLMRVAADGIRDWKPLLERMRKLPHVTAAAPGLYGQVLISRGPRSGGGLIKGVLPADERTVSDLLQSIKTGSAADLDQTSSAQLPIVLGSDLAETIGARVGDTVLVTSPQGELTPLGLIPKYQRYRLAGVFHSGFYQYDSSYAFLRLADAQKLFTEPDLISVISFKVDDLYHADKIAKEIEAAAGPGFQTTNWMGQNRELFRALELERIVTFIVIGLIVCVAALNILIALTMMVMEKTRDIAVLMSFGVRADQVRRIFLAQGLLISILGTALGLLVGYTAAILGGHYHFIQLSAEVYSIDYLPFAPRAIDGVIVSAVSLAVSLVATLYPSASAARVLPAEALRYE, from the coding sequence ATGCGCTTTGAACTCTTTATCGCCGCCCGCTACCTCCGCGCAAAACGCCGCCAGGCGGTGGTCGGTGTCATTACGGCCATCTCTGTTGTCGGGGTCGCGGCGGGCGTAGCTTCGCTGATCGTGGCGCTCGCCATCACCAATGGGATGCGGCGAGACCTGCAGTCGCGCCTCCTGGGCTCTACGGCCCACGTCGACCTGATGCGGGTCGCCGCCGATGGTATCCGGGACTGGAAGCCTCTTCTGGAACGCATGCGGAAGCTGCCTCACGTCACTGCGGCGGCGCCCGGCCTTTACGGACAGGTCCTTATCTCGCGGGGTCCGCGCTCCGGCGGCGGACTGATTAAAGGCGTCCTCCCCGCCGACGAACGCACCGTCTCCGACCTGCTGCAATCCATAAAGACGGGTTCGGCTGCGGACCTCGACCAAACCAGCTCCGCCCAACTTCCTATCGTCCTGGGCAGCGATCTCGCCGAAACCATTGGAGCACGGGTAGGTGATACAGTCCTTGTCACTTCGCCGCAGGGGGAACTTACCCCCCTCGGCCTCATTCCCAAGTACCAGCGCTACCGGCTTGCAGGCGTCTTTCACTCCGGCTTCTACCAGTACGACTCCAGCTACGCCTTCCTCCGCCTCGCAGATGCGCAGAAACTCTTCACCGAGCCAGACCTGATCTCCGTCATCAGCTTCAAGGTGGACGATCTCTACCATGCCGACAAAATTGCCAAAGAGATCGAAGCTGCCGCCGGTCCCGGCTTCCAAACTACAAACTGGATGGGGCAGAATCGCGAACTTTTTCGCGCCCTGGAGCTTGAGCGGATCGTTACCTTCATCGTGATCGGTCTGATTGTCTGTGTCGCGGCCCTGAACATCCTCATCGCGCTCACCATGATGGTGATGGAGAAGACCCGCGACATCGCTGTCCTGATGAGCTTCGGTGTCCGTGCGGACCAGGTTCGCCGCATCTTTCTGGCACAGGGGCTGCTCATTTCAATACTCGGAACAGCGCTCGGGTTGCTCGTGGGATATACCGCCGCCATTCTGGGCGGCCACTATCACTTCATCCAGCTCTCGGCAGAGGTCTATTCGATCGACTACCTGCCCTTTGCGCCGCGCGCGATTGACGGCGTCATCGTCTCCGCCGTCTCTCTCGCCGTTTCGCTGGTAGCGACGCTGTATCCCTCGGCCTCGGCTGCTCGTGTCCTCCCTGCGGAAGCCCTCCGCTACGAGTAG
- a CDS encoding VWA domain-containing protein has protein sequence MTMVWKSKSVGAAALALSFLVYSPGATAQQQKPAEPDASDSGPVQDNSPVIVKKKTDTDEPPPPAPAEEKIKNPTGLENYSIRVDVPVVTVDVSVVLEKTRQFVPGLKTGNFRVYEDGVEQKVGDVRTVQTPITAVMLLEFAANSWYFLQDMRNTSDVFFRTLKPEDYIAIVTYDLRTHILTDFTQDKRVTAEALNSLTIPGFSDTNMFDALSETLDRLTRIDGRKYIILVGTGRDTFSKLTLDKILAKVKQAQNVTIFAIGTGQLVRELADSRGRMGGIARMDYLQADNQMKTFAQMTGGQAYFPLFQGALPDVFSQINQSIRNQYVVSYRPSNIKQDGTYRKIKVELVDNEGKPLRMVDEKQKNLKYAVIARDGYKSRLPVE, from the coding sequence ATGACGATGGTATGGAAGTCGAAGTCGGTGGGGGCAGCTGCTTTGGCCCTGAGTTTTTTGGTCTACTCTCCGGGCGCGACTGCACAGCAGCAAAAGCCGGCAGAACCGGATGCCAGCGACAGTGGGCCGGTGCAGGACAACAGCCCGGTCATCGTGAAAAAGAAGACAGACACCGACGAGCCCCCACCGCCCGCTCCGGCGGAAGAAAAGATCAAGAACCCCACGGGACTGGAGAACTACTCCATCCGCGTGGATGTCCCGGTCGTCACGGTGGACGTGAGCGTCGTGCTGGAGAAGACCCGCCAGTTCGTCCCGGGTTTGAAGACCGGAAACTTCCGCGTCTATGAAGATGGCGTGGAACAAAAGGTCGGCGACGTTCGCACCGTGCAGACCCCGATCACGGCGGTCATGCTGCTGGAGTTTGCGGCCAACAGCTGGTACTTCCTGCAGGACATGCGGAACACCTCGGATGTGTTTTTCCGGACATTGAAGCCGGAGGATTACATCGCGATTGTGACCTACGATCTACGGACGCATATCCTGACGGACTTCACGCAGGACAAGCGGGTCACGGCGGAGGCGCTCAACTCGCTCACGATTCCAGGATTCAGCGATACCAACATGTTCGACGCGCTCTCCGAAACACTGGACCGGCTGACACGGATCGATGGACGAAAGTACATCATTCTGGTCGGAACGGGCCGGGATACCTTCTCCAAACTGACGCTGGATAAGATTCTGGCCAAGGTAAAGCAGGCGCAGAACGTGACGATCTTCGCCATCGGAACGGGCCAGCTTGTGCGGGAACTCGCCGACTCACGCGGCCGTATGGGCGGGATCGCGCGCATGGATTATCTCCAGGCCGATAACCAGATGAAGACCTTCGCTCAGATGACGGGTGGGCAGGCTTACTTCCCGCTGTTCCAGGGAGCGCTGCCGGATGTGTTTTCGCAGATCAACCAATCGATCCGTAACCAGTATGTGGTGAGCTACCGTCCATCGAACATCAAGCAGGATGGTACCTACCGCAAGATCAAGGTGGAACTGGTGGACAACGAAGGCAAGCCTCTGCGGATGGTGGATGAGAAGCAGAAGAACCTGAAGTATGCCGTTATCGCTCGTGACGGCTACAAGTCTCGTCTTCCAGTGGAATAA
- a CDS encoding DUF4149 domain-containing protein, giving the protein MLTLARTLRLFALILWLGSILFFGAVLAPTAFRVLPSSQLAGLVVGASLHSLHAIGLWCGVAIILAVRLLKQHAYKIYGQIGLAVAMMALTYASNVFILIPMERDRAAASGYITALMPDSPLRRDFDARHAWSTRVEGAVLLAGLALTILVAAEPAGKELS; this is encoded by the coding sequence ATGCTTACCCTCGCGCGAACGCTCCGCCTCTTTGCCCTCATCCTCTGGCTCGGTAGCATCCTCTTCTTTGGCGCTGTCCTCGCACCCACGGCCTTTCGGGTTCTGCCGTCTTCGCAACTGGCGGGCCTGGTTGTCGGAGCGTCGCTGCATTCGCTTCACGCTATCGGATTGTGGTGCGGCGTGGCCATCATTCTTGCTGTTCGCCTTCTGAAGCAGCACGCCTACAAGATCTACGGGCAGATCGGCCTGGCCGTCGCGATGATGGCGCTCACTTACGCCTCGAATGTCTTTATTTTGATTCCCATGGAGCGCGACCGTGCCGCCGCTTCCGGCTATATCACGGCGCTGATGCCTGACAGTCCCCTTCGTCGGGACTTCGATGCTCGGCATGCCTGGTCTACGCGGGTTGAAGGTGCGGTGCTTTTGGCTGGTTTGGCGCTTACGATTCTGGTCGCTGCCGAACCGGCAGGTAAAGAGTTGTCCTGA
- a CDS encoding zinc metalloprotease HtpX: protein MNTFKSTLLLTLMTLLLLGIGRAFGGSNGMTIALLIAGIMNFVSYFYSDKIALRMSNAQPATREQLPRVYAIVERLTQKQGLPMPKLYTLPDNSANAFATGRNPEHASVAVTQGILQLLDDEELEGVLAHELSHVRNRDILTASIAATLAGAITWIAHIGRWGMIFGGYGGRDSRDRNGGGIGALFMLILAPIAATLIQLWVSRTREYEADASGAAMTGNPYALARALQKIGAASARVPTFASANTAHMFINAPRISGADFASLFSTHPPMAKRIERLIGRDHI from the coding sequence ATGAACACCTTCAAAAGCACGCTTCTTCTCACGTTGATGACGCTGCTGCTTCTTGGCATTGGACGCGCCTTTGGCGGCTCCAACGGCATGACCATCGCCTTGCTTATAGCGGGCATCATGAACTTCGTCAGCTACTTCTACTCTGACAAGATCGCCCTGCGGATGTCCAACGCACAGCCTGCGACGCGCGAGCAGCTTCCCCGTGTTTACGCCATTGTGGAACGCCTGACGCAGAAGCAGGGACTTCCCATGCCGAAGCTGTACACGCTTCCCGACAACTCGGCGAACGCCTTCGCCACCGGTCGTAACCCCGAGCACGCCTCGGTCGCCGTTACGCAAGGGATCCTCCAACTGCTCGACGATGAAGAGCTGGAAGGTGTGCTCGCTCACGAACTGAGCCACGTCCGGAACCGCGACATTCTTACCGCTTCCATCGCCGCCACGCTCGCCGGTGCCATCACCTGGATCGCGCACATCGGTCGCTGGGGCATGATCTTCGGCGGATACGGCGGCCGCGACAGCCGTGACCGCAACGGCGGAGGCATCGGAGCACTCTTTATGCTCATCCTCGCTCCCATCGCGGCCACGCTGATTCAGCTTTGGGTTTCGCGCACACGCGAGTACGAGGCCGACGCCAGTGGCGCCGCAATGACCGGGAATCCCTATGCTCTAGCCCGTGCGCTCCAGAAGATCGGTGCCGCTAGCGCCCGCGTACCAACGTTCGCCAGCGCCAACACGGCCCACATGTTCATCAATGCGCCACGCATCAGCGGAGCCGACTTCGCTTCCCTCTTTTCGACGCATCCGCCGATGGCGAAGCGTATCGAGCGTCTCATCGGCCGCGACCACATCTAG
- a CDS encoding cytochrome c-type biogenesis protein CcmH, with amino-acid sequence MTRRRTSQLVVLFFASVLAMGATDAAGRFNSIGHKLVCTCGCTQILVECNHVGCPDSPKLIAELRTKIAGGDGDTSIFNWFAAKYGPTVLATPMRGGFDNAAWIVPVSLFLLATFGTIYIVHRWNRRSQPAVAGIPSAPQASSNDLRDRIRRDTEY; translated from the coding sequence ATGACGCGTCGCCGGACTTCGCAACTCGTCGTTCTCTTCTTTGCGTCGGTTCTCGCGATGGGCGCAACCGACGCTGCGGGACGTTTCAACAGCATCGGCCACAAACTCGTCTGCACCTGCGGCTGCACGCAGATCCTGGTGGAGTGCAATCACGTCGGCTGCCCCGATTCGCCGAAGCTGATCGCGGAACTGAGAACAAAGATCGCAGGCGGTGACGGTGATACCAGTATCTTCAACTGGTTCGCCGCCAAGTACGGCCCCACCGTTCTGGCTACACCTATGCGTGGCGGCTTCGACAATGCAGCCTGGATCGTTCCCGTCTCGCTCTTTCTACTGGCCACCTTCGGGACGATCTATATCGTTCACCGCTGGAACCGTCGGTCCCAGCCTGCCGTTGCTGGTATCCCCTCAGCTCCGCAGGCATCGAGCAACGATCTCCGCGACCGCATTCGAAGGGACACCGAATACTGA
- a CDS encoding heme lyase CcmF/NrfE family subunit, which produces MNQQLTTAPALSHPMPQFGSFALLLALMLSVYTLLAGSIALWQMAHGRRGRISPEKLAETARRAGIASFIAVATAAFSLVWASFTNDYSVAYILHHTNRDLNPAYKFSALWSGQEGSLLLWAFLLCGYGFVLRLKHKVDVRLSAYASTILAGAQIFFLLLLNFAAPPFALWQGEPQPDGFGLNPLLQYPEMVIHPPMLYFGYVGFAVPFAFALGALMMRYPGEKWIAITRRWTMIAWLFLTCGICLGMHWAYAVLGWGGYWGWDPVENASFLPWLTGTAFLHSVMMQEKRGMMKSWNVWLIFITFMLTILGTLLTRSGIVSSVHAFAQSSIGSWFTTFLCIIFVVCLFTYFLQRDHLKSENKLESVVSREASFLFNNLVLLAACFTILWGTLFPVLSEYVQGSKVTMGAPYFNRVAVPVGLFLLFLTGVGPLLAWRSTSLRSIRRNMILPCIAVVFTAVVLIAFGVRPWKDDEAAGGIYALLAFSIGAGVVTAISSEFLRGAGVVRTQTRKNLLSSGILLVRRNTRRYGGYLVHFGIVVLFAGLAGSAFNQSKELEMGFGDSIEVGGYKLICQSFTQDSNKNYDTDYALLDVYKGSKKITQLAPEKRFYNASQTSSTMVAIHSTMARDLYVVFEGRNPETNRPIIKVFLNPLVSWIWVGVGIVILGTFIALAPSIRPALTGSLTPKREERELQPVAGGSV; this is translated from the coding sequence ATGAATCAGCAGCTCACCACAGCCCCCGCGCTCTCCCATCCGATGCCCCAGTTCGGAAGCTTCGCTCTTCTTCTTGCTTTAATGTTGAGCGTTTATACCCTGCTGGCCGGTAGCATCGCCCTCTGGCAGATGGCCCATGGGCGTCGCGGGCGCATCTCTCCTGAAAAGCTGGCCGAAACCGCCCGACGTGCAGGTATCGCAAGCTTTATCGCCGTCGCAACCGCCGCCTTTTCCCTCGTCTGGGCATCTTTCACCAACGACTACTCCGTCGCGTACATCCTTCACCACACCAACCGCGATCTGAATCCGGCCTACAAGTTTTCCGCTCTCTGGAGCGGGCAGGAAGGTTCCCTGCTCCTCTGGGCCTTTCTCCTCTGCGGCTACGGCTTCGTACTTCGGCTGAAGCACAAGGTGGATGTCCGGCTTTCCGCCTACGCCTCCACGATTCTTGCTGGCGCGCAGATCTTCTTCCTCCTGCTGCTCAACTTCGCCGCGCCCCCCTTCGCTCTCTGGCAGGGCGAACCCCAGCCGGATGGATTCGGTCTCAATCCCCTCCTGCAATACCCGGAGATGGTGATCCATCCTCCGATGTTGTACTTCGGCTATGTCGGCTTTGCCGTTCCGTTTGCCTTTGCTCTAGGCGCGCTCATGATGCGCTATCCCGGAGAAAAGTGGATCGCGATTACCCGCCGCTGGACCATGATTGCGTGGCTTTTCCTCACCTGCGGCATCTGTCTCGGCATGCACTGGGCCTATGCGGTTCTGGGATGGGGTGGCTATTGGGGATGGGATCCGGTTGAAAACGCCAGCTTCCTTCCCTGGCTCACCGGAACCGCCTTTCTGCACTCGGTCATGATGCAGGAAAAACGCGGCATGATGAAGAGCTGGAATGTCTGGCTTATCTTCATTACCTTCATGCTAACGATCCTCGGCACGCTGCTCACACGCTCCGGCATCGTCAGTTCTGTCCATGCCTTTGCGCAGAGCAGCATCGGAAGCTGGTTTACGACCTTCCTATGCATCATCTTTGTCGTCTGTCTCTTTACCTACTTCCTCCAGCGCGATCATCTGAAGAGTGAAAACAAGCTTGAATCCGTTGTCTCCCGCGAAGCCAGCTTCCTCTTCAACAACCTCGTCCTTCTCGCCGCCTGCTTCACCATCCTGTGGGGAACACTCTTTCCCGTTCTGAGTGAGTACGTGCAGGGATCGAAGGTCACGATGGGAGCGCCCTACTTCAATCGCGTCGCTGTCCCGGTCGGTCTCTTTCTGCTCTTCCTTACCGGAGTGGGTCCGCTTCTCGCGTGGCGCTCTACCTCGCTGCGGTCAATCCGCCGCAACATGATCCTTCCCTGTATCGCCGTTGTCTTCACGGCGGTCGTTCTGATCGCCTTCGGCGTTCGCCCCTGGAAGGACGATGAAGCGGCGGGCGGTATCTATGCCCTGCTTGCCTTCTCTATCGGCGCGGGTGTCGTCACCGCTATCAGCTCGGAGTTTCTCCGCGGCGCGGGTGTCGTCCGCACGCAAACACGGAAGAACCTGCTCTCCTCGGGCATTCTTCTGGTCCGGCGCAATACGCGCCGCTACGGCGGATACCTCGTTCACTTCGGCATCGTCGTTCTCTTCGCCGGTCTTGCCGGTTCGGCCTTCAATCAGTCGAAGGAGCTGGAGATGGGCTTTGGCGATTCGATCGAAGTCGGGGGCTACAAGCTCATCTGCCAGAGCTTCACGCAGGATTCAAATAAAAACTACGACACTGACTATGCCCTGCTGGACGTCTACAAAGGCTCCAAAAAGATTACGCAGCTTGCCCCTGAAAAGCGCTTCTACAACGCCAGCCAGACCAGCTCCACCATGGTGGCGATTCACTCCACGATGGCACGCGATCTGTATGTCGTCTTTGAAGGCCGCAATCCCGAGACGAACCGCCCCATCATCAAGGTCTTCCTGAATCCGCTCGTCTCATGGATCTGGGTTGGCGTGGGCATTGTGATCCTGGGAACCTTTATCGCGCTGGCTCCTTCGATCCGTCCGGCGCTTACGGGAAGCCTTACGCCCAAACGCGAAGAGCGGGAGCTGCAGCCGGTCGCAGGAGGTAGCGTATGA
- a CDS encoding response regulator: protein MPENRQVTVLLIDDNAIQAATRQTILKRAGYFVIPALNPMRALEQFRENDFPAEISLVITDHVMPGMNGSQFVRELRLLKPNIPVLVISGMEEAEEEYHDLNVLFRLKPLLPDNLLASVHRLASQKLLDPITAAKSL, encoded by the coding sequence ATGCCTGAAAACAGGCAGGTGACCGTTCTGCTGATTGATGACAACGCCATTCAGGCTGCCACACGCCAGACGATCCTGAAGCGCGCGGGCTATTTTGTTATCCCCGCTTTAAATCCCATGCGCGCCCTGGAACAGTTTCGTGAAAACGATTTTCCCGCTGAAATCAGTCTTGTCATCACAGACCACGTGATGCCTGGCATGAACGGGTCCCAGTTCGTACGGGAACTCAGGCTGCTCAAGCCGAATATTCCGGTCCTCGTGATCAGTGGCATGGAAGAAGCCGAGGAGGAGTATCACGACCTTAACGTTCTCTTCCGCCTGAAACCGCTCCTTCCGGACAATCTGCTCGCCAGCGTTCACCGCCTCGCCAGCCAAAAACTCCTAGATCCGATTACCGCCGCGAAAAGCCTCTGA